TACAACTTTATCTAGCGACACCAATGCCATAATTTTAACTCGACGTTGGCACATCCCTTCTTTTGGTTACTTTATGAAATTACATGTTTTTCGTACTGATTACACGATCTCAAATTGTTATATGCATATTCATTAAATATCTTTATTATTGAACTTAAGTGTAAACCCTGACTTCTCAAGTCTGCGGTTTTTTTATGCACTTGCCCCCATTTAGCAATTTATAATTATAAATAATCAAGGATTTAATTATTACGTATATTTTCCACTTCATTGTAGAAATGTTTTGCACTACTTTGTTTATATTTTCAGAAAGCACTAAGCGCAAATTATTTGTAAATTTGACTTATGGACAATATTGTATTATATGCAGGCGTACTTGGTTGTGATTTGTGGTTTCTGGCCCAAAAAAAGATTGTCATGTCGTAATTTCTCGAAGAGGCAGTGTACATTTTTTTAAAGCAATCACTATTTATGTGTGTAATAGAACAGTTAGTTTGTTGTACCTAGATATATGTACAATACACCACAATACTGTATGCTGATTTTTAATAAAAAGAACAAATGTACATTATTTGTGGTATATTGCTAGATGgctcaaccatgcatgcatgggTAACTGGATTAGTATGTTTCAAGAAAAAAAAATGCACATTTTAGATTTTTTTATCTAAAAAATTGTAGATTGTGAGGTGGTCTTAGCTTACATGTTTCCCCATGTACCATGCATGGACTCTTTAGGGCCGATCGTATCAAGACTCTAAAAATATATGGACTGCTAAGTCTGACTGAGTATGCTTCTATATATCACTAGCAAAGGGCCCGTGCGTTCGAAAGGGGGAATTTTTCTCGTAATTTCCACTGACTATGACCAGATTTTGTTCAAATATTATCGCATAATTTTGAAAATTTGTTCATAAATGCAAGAAAATGTTCCTTCTAAAAAATTTATTCATAGATTAAAGCATGTTCACATTTTAAAAAAAATAACATGGTGGTAAAAATACTTGGTAATTCAAGAATTATTTCGAATTTCAAGAAACATTTCTTTAAAAATATACTATAATATTCGGATCTATGCCCCTTTTAACTGGACGTTGGCACATCCTTTCTTTTGGTTACTTTATGAACTTACATGTTTTTCTTACTGATTACCGGATCTCACATTGTTATGTGCATATCATTAAATATTTTTATTATTGAAGTTAAGTGTAACAACAGTGACTTCTCAAGTCTGCGGTTTTCTGATGCACTTGCCCCTGTTTAGCAATTTGTAATTACTAGCAAAAGTGCCTGTGCTTGCAACGGGATAATAAAATTGTGGTGTTCAAACCAAGTTTTAAATATTCACAATCTATGTATATACATGTATAGTAATATCTGTGCACCAATGGCACACATGCGAACGTAAGACACAAGTATTGACGTTGGACTTGATCCTTGAATTATGTATTATTTTTTTAGTATATCCTTGATGCGTGCATGAGAAGGGAAAGAAAAACTCAGTCTCATGATAGATGAAAAACTGGAGAGCCCTACGGCGTTCGAATAATTCAGAGGAACGCTCGCTTTTTTGACTTTTATAGATGGCGGGTTGTGTAATTTACTTCAACTTCAGGCACagttcgacgacagacaaaaaatcTAAATAAACAATTAGCAAAGAGTTTTTTCACTTACGGGTGGCGGAGTGGGTAATTTACTTCAATTTTAGGGGTAGTTTCAGTGACAtacaaaaaaaatcagagaaattATTAACGAAGAGTTATTTTTACTTATGGGTGGCATGGTAGGTAATTTAGTTTAATTTTACGGGTAGATAGGCGGACGGACGAAAAGACGTAGGAAAGAAATAGTAGGATGAAAAAAGTGGAGAAACAGtcctccctttaatattaggtattGATAGATAACCAAGGATTTGATTATTACGTATATTTTCCACTTCGATGTAGAAATGTTTTGCACTTCTTTCTTTATATTTTTAGAAAACACTAAGCACAATTTTTTTTTGTAAATGTGATTTATTGACAGTATTGGTATTATATGCAGGCATAATTGCATTGTAATTTGTGGTTTGTGGCCAAGAAAACAGATTGTTATGTTGTGATTTCTGGAAGAGACATCGTACATTTTTTAGAGCAATTATTTTTTTTATGTGTAATAGAACAGTTTGTTTGTTGTACCTAGATATATGTACAATACACCACAATACTGTGTGCCAACTTTTAACAAAAAAACAAACGTACATTtataagtagtactccctccatttttttagtctgcatataaaatttggtcaaagtcaaactatgtCAAGTTCGACtatgtttatagaaaaaaataccaaCATCCACAACATAAAATAAATattattagatgcatcatgaaatttatTTTCATACCATAtatctttagtattgtagatgttgataatcTTTCGTAAATATTTAGTCAAACTTTACAACGTTTGACTTTTACCAAATCTTATATGTAGactaaaagaaacggagggagtatattgctaGATGGTTCAACCATGAATGCATGGGTTACTGGATTAGTACGTTTCAAGGAAAAAATGCACATTTTTATTTTATCTAGAAACATGTAGATTGCGAGGTGGTCTTAGCTTACATGTTTCCCTATGCACCACGCATGGACTCTTAAGGGCCGATCGTATCAAAACTCTAAAAATATACGGACTGTCATACAAATAACCATTTTAGGCTCCAAATTGATCCTAAGGCTAAGCTTGAGCAGGGATGGGAATAGGCTTATTTTCCCATAGATAGACATGGGCGATGTACTAATGGTAGGCGAAAATCGGAGGTTTCTCTTTTTTAGAGAAAAAAAATGGCCTGAGGACTCCTTTGTCACACGGCAAGGTGGAAAACGGAGGAGTCATGTGTGCCTGAACTCTTTGATTTCTTATGTGTAACTCTTTGATCTGTTTTTTTTTTNNNNNNNNNNTTTTTTTTTTGTTTGAGTAGGACATCAAAGAATGAAATAAAAATATTTGTTGTAGTATATTGGAGACCACTGATGACAGCATGTTACATTAAGCTTGCCAAATAATTTTCTGGCCTTATATATGCCTGCGTAGGTGGAACTAGTTGTGAGTTATATCTAAAATATTTCTTCTCTTCTAGGTGGTGATGTTTCTTTGATCTGGTCAAACAATTAACTATGTGACTTGCATCAAGAAAAGGTAAAATTTGTTTATCCAGAAGCAATAGAACTCATGATAATATTATTCTTGATTCTAAGACATCACTCTTAGGTTCAGTTGACTTTGAACACCTCAGCTGCATATATTTTTCATCCGTTGCAACCCATGGGCAAATGTTCTAGTAAAATCTTAGTGCAAAGCTATGTACAAGGTCTATTTTTATTAGTTTTTCTGGTTCTATGTGCAATGATACTGTAATAGAGCATGATACTGATATGACCTCTCTTTATTAATTATTGTGCCACATCGGCTTATTATCGATTGTACTGCAATATACATCAATGAATCTCCCATTCTGCAAGGCAAGAATGTGATGCCACGAAGGTCTCATTATTAGACTTACACAATGATATCATGCTTGCTACTTGATTCAAAACTGCTTCAGAAATAAATGCAGAGTGAAGGGTACAACGGAGGTGGTAGATCTTGCATATAATAAGCGAACATACGCTTGTCTCTTCTCACTGCTCACTGAAACTTCTTAAGTTTCTTAACAGATGTAGTCTTTTTTTCCTCAACTGGGCAGTACTTGACTCCCACAAGATCGCCAACTTTGCTGATAACCTAAATTATTTGGATCAAATTTAACACATCAGTGCATCACATGGTCCATAAGTCTCATATTATTCATGTATCGGATCAATTATACACATGTGCTTAGTGTGAACATGTTGCATCTGTGGAGTGTGGACATTACCTCCAAACCTTTTATAAGATCCTCCCTGGAATGGGAAGCTGAGATACATATCCTAGCTCTGGCAAGTAGTAGTGGCGTAGCAGGATATGCAATAGTACAAACAGCAACCTAGATTACGCAACATGACACTTAGTAAAGAGGAACTCAAACTTGACTAGTTAGAAGAAATCTCACATTTTGACAATATTTGAGTGCAAAAACTCACATTTTTCCTCAGGCACTCCCTTGAGAATGCAGGCATTTTAGCGGGGTTGTAAAGCATGATTGGCATGACAGGTGAGCCATTATCTCCTAGCACCTCAAACCCCATTTTCTTAAGCTCTAAACGAAAAAAATTGCCGTTCTCCCGAATCCGAGCAAGTTTCTTTGCTCCTATTTAGAGCAATTACTAGATTAGGAATTCCATCAACACAAGAGGGACACAGAAAAGATATGAATACTTGAATCCTCATTCCGAGTATGTACCTCTGTTAGATCCGTCCTCCCCAAGGATAACCTTCATTGCGGAGATGACCTGCTGGGCTGCTGGAGGTGAGATGGATGTTGCATATATGTGGGCTGGGCATGCATGCTTGAGATGGTGTATGATCTCCTACAAAAAAACATTGAACGACCTAGTGACAAGATTTATCAAATCTATACATGTTCAGTCAAGAACTGGTAAGGATCTTGTGCATACTTTTGATGCTGCAATGTAACCTCCGCATGATCCAAATGATTTTGTAAATGTTCCCATCATAATATCAACATCAGCTGGATCCACTCCCATTAGTTCACATACACCTCTCCCCGTCTTTCCAATGGCTCCAATACTGTGTGCCTCGTCTAAATACGTGAAAGCCTATATATATGTTAAGAAGTTTAAGAACTCCAGTCAAGTCAATACTCCAATATATATACATCGCCAGCAGTTTGATGTTAGCAAGTGAGCACAGCATATGCTCTGTTTGGGAGGAACCCTATATGACGTAGAGTGTTCCTAGGAAACAGGCAGAAGTGGTCGATCAGTATGCACAATTCTCAAACCTTATACTTCTTGCAGACATCCATAATCCCAGGGAGGTTGCACATCTCCCCTTCCATGCTATAAATTCCCTCCATAATCACAATTATCTTCTTCCACGGCTTGTGTGTGTGATGTTGCCCCCCCGCAATCTGCTCCCTCAGTACATGTTCCAAATGTGCAGGGTCTGGAAGAAAATAGCGGAAACATTAAAGTACATGCCTATACATATGACATGCAGTTCTCCTGAATGATtacaaaaaggaaagaaatcaaTGAGTTCTTATGGAGCTTACTGTTATGTTTGAAAACTTTGATGGTAGCCCCTGAAAATCTAGATCCATTCACTATTGAATTATGGTTCAGCGAATCACTAACTATCAGTCCCCCCTGAAATCATATTACAATACACATTAGCTCTAACATGtatcaaaagaagagaagaaaatgcCTCACCACATGTATACCTTCCCAATCAAAGCAGGAATGATCGCAGAGTTTGTGACATAGCCCATGCCAAAAACAATAGCTGCGGGCTTGCCAACAAATCGTGCCACTAGCTCCTCAAGCTCTGTGTGGAGCTTCGTAGTTCCTAAAATCATGCATACATAAATGAGTTGACCTATGTCCCTTACTGAAGTACtaattaagtatattttcacaaaaTAATAACGCAAACACTCAAAATCATAGTACCGGTTATGTAGGGATAGAATAAAATTAATTCCTCCAGATATTCAGCTATATCTACTACTCACATCCATCTATTATGCTTTAGTCCCACTCAACCTTGACATTATGTGCTACATTCATTCTCATGCGAATAATATCATGCGATGATTCAAATAACATCAGTCGATGCGTCCATCTTTATTTGTGTTGCTTCACACAATCACCTACGATGCTTCATCCTCATTATTAGATGTTTCATTACGATACAGTTAAATCTTAAACTATTCCACATCTATCCTTTATCTACCTTAGATGCTTCATTGCTAAATTAATAGTGGTTCATTACTACTCAGAACTGATCTCATGCTATACTTgcgttctagttttatatgtttcaTTACTTAACCTTGTGA
The Triticum dicoccoides isolate Atlit2015 ecotype Zavitan chromosome 3A, WEW_v2.0, whole genome shotgun sequence genome window above contains:
- the LOC119273578 gene encoding long chain base biosynthesis protein 2d-like, whose amino-acid sequence is MVNPPILTALTTRFSYGLIFAFGRLRDFFCRILDAAKSSNLKGYAPICCGYEDFYWRRVHLRMQDCFDRPVASAPDAWLDLVERNSNDCNKTLQHSAETSRCLNLGSYNYLGFAAADEYCTPRVIESLKNYSASTCSARVDGGTTKLHTELEELVARFVGKPAAIVFGMGYVTNSAIIPALIGKGGLIVSDSLNHNSIVNGSRFSGATIKVFKHNNPAHLEHVLREQIAGGQHHTHKPWKKIIVIMEGIYSMEGEMCNLPGIMDVCKKYKAFTYLDEAHSIGAIGKTGRGVCELMGVDPADVDIMMGTFTKSFGSCGGYIAASKEIIHHLKHACPAHIYATSISPPAAQQVISAMKVILGEDGSNRGAKKLARIRENGNFFRLELKKMGFEVLGDNGSPVMPIMLYNPAKMPAFSRECLRKNVAVCTIAYPATPLLLARARICISASHSREDLIKGLEVISKVGDLVGVKYCPVEEKKTTSVKKLKKFQ